In Perognathus longimembris pacificus isolate PPM17 chromosome 3, ASM2315922v1, whole genome shotgun sequence, a single window of DNA contains:
- the LOC125349680 gene encoding olfactory receptor 145-like, whose translation MGPKNSSLVTEFILAGLTDQPGLQVPLFFLFLVMYVATEVGNLGLLVLIALSPHLHTPMYFFLFNLSCIDLCYSTAITPKMLMNFVLSKNVVSYQGCITQFYFYCFFVISECYVLTSMAYDRYVAICNPLLYNIAMSPRVCSYLILGSYLMAFSGAVVHTGFMLRLTFCDANTINHYFCDILPLLDLSCTSTFVNEIEIFIVVGKDIVVPSFILFTSYGFILSSILKIRSTEGRSKAFSTCSSHILAVSLFFGSGAFVYLKPSTAGSMNESKISSVFYTIVVPMMNPLIYSLRNKDVKVALRKALIRRPF comes from the coding sequence ATGGGGCCTAAAAACAGCTCTTTGGTGACCGAGTTCATTCTGGCAGGCTTAACAGACCAGCCGGGCCTCCAagtccccctcttcttcctgtttcttgTCATGTATGTGGCCACTGAggtgggaaacttgggactgcTAGTTCTCATTGCATTGAGTCCTCACCttcacacccccatgtactttttcctgtTTAACTTGTCCTGTATCGACCTCTGCTATTCTACTGCGATTACACCGAAGATGTTGATGAACTTTGTACTGAGCAAGAATGTTGTCTCTTACCAGGGGTGTATAACCCAGTTCTACTTCTActgtttttttgtaatttctgaATGTTACGTGCTAACTTCGATGGCCTacgaccgctatgtggccatctgcaatcCACTTCTCTACAACATCGCCATGTCCCCTAGAGTGTGCTCCTACCTTATCCTTGGTTCATACTTGATGGCGTTTTCTGGTGCAGTGGTCCACACTGGATTCATGCTGAGACTGACCTTCTGTGATGCGAACACCATCAACCACTACTTCTGTGACATCCTCCCTTTGCTTGATCTCTCCTGCACCAGCACCTTTGTCAATGAGATAGAGATTTTCATTGTTGTGGGCAAAGACATCGTTGTACCCAGTTTCATTCTCTTTACCTCTTATGGTTTCATCCTCTCCAGCATCCTCAAAATCAGGTCCACGGAGGGCAGGTCCAAAGCCTTCAGCACCTGCAGCTCCCACATCCTTGCCGTGTCTCTGTTCTTTGGGTCAGGTGCCTTTGTGTATCTCAAACCCTCCACCGCCGGGTCCATGAATGAATCAAAAATCTCTTCTGTGTTCTATACCATTGTGGTACCCATGATGAACCCCTTAATCTACAGCTTGAGGAACAAAGATGTTAAAGTAGCCCTGAGAAAAGCCCTTATTAGGAGACCATTCTGA
- the LOC125347822 gene encoding olfactory receptor 8B3-like yields the protein MRSAEGGVLPANGSLVTEFILMGLTDRTDLQMPLFFLFLGMYTVTALGNLGLIILVTLNPHLHTPMYFFLFNLAFVDICYSSVITPKMLMNFVLSRNVISYEDCMTQLYLFCFFVISEWYVLTSMAYDRYVAICNPLLYSTAMSPKVCSSLMLASYLMAFCDATIHTGCVLRLTFCDANAIDHFFCDLIPLLRLSCTSIHVNEVEIFIVAGKDIILPSLIIFTSYGFILSNIFKIRSTEGRSKAFSTCSSHMVAVSLFFGSCTFMYLKPSSAGTMDEQKISSVIYTIVVPMLNPLIYSLRNKDVKVALIKTLSRRKF from the exons ATGAG ATCCGCAGAGGGAGGAGTGCTTCCTGCAAACGGCTCTCTGGTGACTGAATTCATTCTGATGGGCCTGACAGACCGGACTGACCTCCAGATGCccctcttcttcctgtttctAGGCATGTACACGGTCACTGCCTTGGGCAACCTGGGGCTCATCATTCTTGTTACACTCAATCCACACCTCCACAcacccatgtactttttcctttttaacctgGCCTTTGTAGACATCTGTTACTCTTCTGTGATCACCCCCAAAATGCTGATGAACTTTGTACTAAGCAGAAATGTCATCTCCTATGAAGACTGCATGACGCAGCTGtacctcttttgtttctttgtcatttctgaATGGTATGTGCTGACATCCATGGCGTAtgatcgctatgtggccatctgcaatcCCCTCCTGTACAGTACTGCCATGTCTCCGAAAGTCTGCTCCTCCCTTATGCTTGCTTCCTACCTGATGGCGTTTTGTGATGCCACCATCCACACTGGGTGTGTGCTGAGACTGACCTTCTGTGATGCAAACGCCATCGACCACTTCTTCTGCGACCTCATTCCTTTGCTGCGGCTCTCGTGCACCAGCATCCATGTCAATGAGGTAGAGATTTTCATTGTAGCGGGAAAAGACATAATTTTGCCCAGTCTCATCATTTTCACATCCTATGGTTTTATCCTTTCCAATATCTTCAAAATCAGGTCCACGGAGGGCAGGTCCAAAGCCTTCAGCACCTGCAGCTCCCACATGGTTGCTGTGTCTCTGTTCTTTGGGTCATGTACGTTTATGTATCTTAAGCCCTCCTCAGCGGGGACTATGGATGAACAGAAAATCTCTTCCGTGATCTATACCATTGTTGTTCCCATGCTGAACCCCTTAATCTATAGCTTGAGAAACAAAGATGTTAAAGTGGCTCTGATAAAAACCCTAAGCAGAAGGAAGTTTTGA
- the LOC125348063 gene encoding olfactory receptor 8B3-like, which yields MGLTDRTDLQMPLFFLFLSMYTVTALGNLGLIILVTLNPHLHTPMYFFLFNLAFVDICYSSVITPKMLMNFVLSRNVISYEGCMTQLYFFCFFVISEWYVLTSMAYDRYVAICNPLLYSTAMSPKVCSSLMLASYLMAFCDATIHTGCVLRLTFCDANAIDHFFCDLIPLLWLSCTSIHVNEVEIFIVGGKDIILPSLIIFISYGFILSNIFKIRSTEGRSKAFSTCSAHMVAVSLFFGSCTFMYLKPSSAGTMDEGKISSVIYTIVVPMLNPLIYSLRNKDVKVAL from the exons ATGGGCCTGACAGACCGGACTGACCTCCAGATGCccctcttcttcctgtttctAAGCATGTACACGGTCACTGCCTTGGGCAACCTGGGGCTCATCATTCTTGTTACACTCAATCCACACCTCCACACACCtatgtactttttcctttttaacctgGCCTTTGTAGACATCTGTTACTCTTCTGTGATCACCCCCAAAATGCTGATGAACTTTGTACTGAGCAGAAATGTCATCTCCTATGAAGGCTGCATGACACAGTTgtacttcttttgtttctttgtcatttctgaATGGTATGTGCTGACATCCATGGCATAtgatcgctatgtggccatctgcaatcCCCTCCTGTACAGCACCGCCATGTCTCCGAAAGTCTGCTCCTCCCTTATGCTTGCTTCCTACCTGATGGCGTTTTGTGATGCCACCATCCACACCGGGTGCGTCCTCAGACTGACCTTCTGTGATGCAAACGCCATCGACCACTTCTTCTGCGACCTCATTCCTTTGCTGTGGCTCTCGTGCACCAGCATCCATGTCAATGAGGTAGAGATTTTCATTGTAGGGGGAAAAGACATCATTTTACCCAGTCTCATCATTTTCATATCCTATGGTTTTATTCTTTCCAATATCTTCAAAATCAGGTCCACGGAGGGCAGGTCCAAAGCCTTCAGCACCTGCAGCGCCCACATGGTTGCTGTGTCTCTGTTCTTTGGGTCATGTACGTTTATGTATCTTAAGCCCTCTTCAGCGGGGACTATGGATGAAGGGAAAATCTCTTCCGTGATCTATACCATCGTGGTACCCATGCTGAACCCCTTAATCTATAGCTTGAGAAACAAAGATGTTAAAGTGGCTCTG tga